GATCCGGCGCGAATAAAAGATGTTGAGCGGCTGGAAGAAACCACTGCCCTGGAATTCCGAAAAACGGAATATCTCCTGACCCTCGACGAAGAACGGCCGCTGTTCCTGAAGATAGGTGGGATACCTGGAAAGATTCACCGAGGACGGGTCCGATTCGATCTGGGCAAAATCGGGATAGGCTGTGGCGTTGATGCTGGTCTGCGGGGTCAGGTCCCATTTGGCGGTCATGCTGCCCTTGACATTCCTGGCCGGGGTCTTTCCCTTAAAATCTTCAAAACGGAAAAAGCCTTCGGGGTACAACTCGAAATAATAACCCGATGATTTTGGGTTGATATTAACCGCCGTACCCCAGCGGGATACCAGATCGCCGTCCTTCTGGGTGACCTCGGTCCAGTAGTCGTCTTCAAAAGTGGTGGCGATATGCCGGGCAAATTGAATGTTCCATTCCCCCAGGCCCTTCTTGTAGCGCAATGTCTTGAAGGGGATCTTCATCTCCACTTCCATTTTGTCGGAATACATCTTCACCGCATTGTACCATACCCCCTCCCAGGATTGATCCTGGCTCCGGCCGTCGTCCATGATTAGCCCATCCCAGAAAATGCCGCTGCCGAAGACCAGAAAGAAATAACCGTTGGTCCGGCTTCCGAAGGGGTCGAACTTGACGATTA
Above is a window of bacterium DNA encoding:
- a CDS encoding DUF5916 domain-containing protein, which produces MEVNHLLKAIAAAILLNLLSCSAWAQEPAGEKISASTNPKVFSVRQVQTPPEIDGIIEDIWQQANSVSDFVQSQPYENTEPGEKTVVYMLQDQENLYVAFRCHAVKNPPVACFTKDEDYVIVKFDPFGSRTNGYFFLVFGSGIFWDGLIMDDGRSQDQSWEGVWYNAVKMYSDKMEVEMKIPFKTLRYKKGLGEWNIQFARHIATTFEDDYWTEVTQKDGDLVSRWGTAVNINPKSSGYYFELYPEGFFRFEDFKGKTPARNVKGSMTAKWDLTPQTSINATAYPDFAQIESDPSSVNLSRYPTYLQEQRPFFVEGQEIFRFSEFQGSGFFQPLNIFYSRRI